The following nucleotide sequence is from Armatimonadota bacterium.
GGGGATTCCGGCTTGCTTGAATTCAACAATAAAACGACAGCACCTATAACAATTGCTCGCAAGCATGAAGCAAAACATGGCGGTGGGGTCGCAATACCGGAAAGTCCGACAACACAAAATCCATATTTCCTTGAACTTCAGCACTTTATTGATTGCATCGAAAACGGCACAAAGCCTAGCATCACTCCAGTAGATGGCATGAAGGCAGTCGAAATTTCGCTTGCGGCTTTGGAGTCCATCAAGACTGGTATGCCGGTTACCATAGGAGGTTAAGACAATGGCAGTCAAAATTGGAATTATGAGTTTTGCTCATATGCACTCTTTGAGCTATGCGAGTGCAATTAACCGCAACCCAAACGCCATTCTTGTTGGCGTCGCTGACCATGATTCAGCACGAGGCAAAGAAATGGCGGAAAAGTTTGAAACTAATTACTTTTCATCGTATGAAGCACTTTTAGAGCAAGATATTCAGGCTGTCGTTGTAACGCCAGAAAATTCGTTACATAAGGATCTTACTTTGATGGCTGCTGAGGCAGGCAAGCATGTATTATGCGAGAAACCACTTGCGCCCAATCTAGCAGATTGTCGCGCAATGATTGAGGGCTGCCGAGCTAAAGATGTCAAGCTAATGACTGCTTTTCCATGTCGATTCAGTCCTGCCATGGTTCGTGTGAAGGAAGCAGTTGATGGCGGGCAGATTGGCGAGATTCTTGCCATAAAGGGCACAAATCAAGGAAAGATGCCAGGTGGGTGGTTCATCGAACTGGAGAAATCCGGCGGCGGAGCTGTGATTGACCACACAGTTCACGTAATGGACCTAATGCGTTGGATTATGAGAAGCGATCCGGTTGAGGTATACGCAGAAATCAGCAATCTAATGCATCACGAAAGCTACGATGATGTTGGTATATTAACGGTAACATTTGACAATGGTGTTTTCACGACACTTGATTCCAGTTGGTCGCGTCCAAAGAGCTTCCCATTCTGGGGGAACGTGACATTAGAGATAACTGGTACTCAGGGAGTTATCTCAATGGATATGTTTGCACAAGTTTTGACGCATTATTTTGACAAAGATATGCGAACATATTGGCATTTCTGGGGCAGCGATATAGACTACAACCTCATAAATGACTTTGTTACTTCTGTTGAAAACGATCTTCCAGTAAGTGTTACTGGCGAAGACGGGATGAAGGCAGTTGAAGTTGCATTAGGTGCGTATGAATCGGCAAGAAGCGGAACACCCGTTGCTCTTCCATTAGAATAAGATTGGAAAAAAGCACCCAAATATTTGTCCGGAGAAGTGGGGGGTTTCAGAAATAATTATTTGCACTCTGAAACCCCCGCAATGCATTAATTTGGGATTTTGAGAAAGATGTTAGCTATTTAAAGTTGGTTCTAAACTTTCTTTTGGAGGAAAGTTGGATTTCACGTGGCAAGTGTCGTTTACTTTTTCAATAATGATTCTTCCATCTTGCCGCACTTCGATTACGTTTACAGCGGCATTACCCTGGCCAATTAGGCGATAATTGTTCGGGTCAATTCCGAGAATAAGGCAAATTAGTACCCTGTTGATGCATTTGTGGGCGACAATAAGGGCATTCGAATGAATACATTTCTCGGCTACTTGCAAAAAGGCGGGCCATGCGCGGTCAATCAGATCTTGAACCTTTTCGCCACCTGGAATTCTTACCTTCAAAGGATTTTCCAGATACATGTGGTATAGATTGCTAAAACGGCTTTCGACCTCTGACTCGGGAACGCCTTCCCATTCGCCATAATTTAGCTCTCTTAGTTCAGGGATGAGGTTGATGGGTACTCCTAGTCGTTTCGCAAGAACCTGTGCGGTTTCAACAGCCCGCGATAGATTGCTAGAATATACAGAAGATATATTCTTATTTGCAAGATAATCAGCTAATAAATGCGCTTGCTGTCTTCCTATTTCATTTAAAGGCAAGTCAGTTGAGCCAATATATGCGTTTGCGCGATTAAACTCTACTTCTCCATGCCTGACAAGATAAATTCGCCCCACGCCAAAAAAGTAACACGTTGCCAATTTTTATGTCAAGATAGAGGAAGAAGGAATAGGTGTCGCATTAAGTTGAAATGAGATATTGCTATGAATGAGAAGAAAAGAACAGTTTGGCAAACTTCAGATAAAGGATTAGATGATCTTTGGCGGTGGGTCGCCGCATGTGCAATGAGCGATTATCACTATCGAAACTTGGATGGTCGGCTTGTAGCTATTGGCCCTGAGTGGCTAAGAGACCATATCCATGAGATGAAAGCCTACAAGTATTTTTTCGGGGACTTAAAGAGTGGACTTGAGTTTTTCTTCAATCACCAGCTTCCAGATGGACAATTTCCTGACTTCTTTGTACCAATTGGCGACCAACACAAAAAATTCGTTCACCCTGACTTTGTTCTCGAAGACCCAACGGAAAATCGTGTCTTTATAAGAGTTCCTGTAGAAGCAGATTTAGAGTATCTCGCCGTAGAGGGCGTATATCAAACTTGGAAAGCAACCGGCGACCTGCAGTGGGTCGAAAAGCAATTACCTTTGCTTCTTCGAGGTCTTAACCATTTAACCTCAAATAGGTGGCGCTGGTCAGTTGAACATGGGTTGGTTAAGCGGCCATTTACACCGGACACATGGGATTTCATTCATTTTTATGATCCCGATGACCATTTCAAGACTAATTGCGAAATTCGGCGGATGGATGAGACAGTGCCGTTTTGCCTTTTTCATGGGGACAATAGCGGCTTATACAGTGCTTGTGTAATGCTTGCCGAAATGCTCCAGTCAATGAATAAAAGCAAAGAAGCCCAAAAATGGATGGAATTTGGCGAAGGCGTTCGAGAACGAGCAAACCAGCTCTTGTGGGGTGATAGGTTTTACATTCATCAAGTGCATCTGGACAAGGACCTGGAAAGATTGCACAACGAACGTTTTCGCCTAAGCTTAAGCAATCCTTATGACATAAACCGAGGAATGCCTACGCATGAAATGGCTGTTTCAATCATAGATGCCTATCCGGAGCGCTGGGAGCTACGAAAAGACACTCACATTGCGGAATGGTTTACAATTGACCCACCATATGAGCCAAGGTTCGGTTGGTATGTACCTGGCGAGTATGTGAACGGCGGGCTTTTTGGCGCTGTAGGTGGCGAGCTTGCGAAGGCTGCTTTCAACCATGGGCGCGAGAAATATGCTGTGGATATCCTCCGCCGTTACCATGCAATAGTTAAGAAAGATGGAGAAGTGCGCTTCATGTTCTGGCCAGATGGAAGGCCATATGGCGGTGGTCCTCCTGGTTGGTGTGCAGCGGCTTTTGTATCTGCAATGCTAGAAGGATTGGCGGGTATTGAGGATTGTTCAACATGCTTTAAGATTGTACGTCTCTCGCCAAGATGGACCGCGGCAGACGTTCAGTCTGCAAATATAACCGCTGCTTATCCAGCCTCAGAAAGCTGGTTTTCCTATAACTACAAAGCAAATAGCAGATATATCGAAGTGGAGTGCTCAGGAAGGGGAGAGGAATTAATTATTAGGCTCCTTTTGCCTAGAAACACACGCGCTCAACAAGCAAATTGGAATGGCAAACACCTAAGTTTCAAAATCGAAGCTGTGGAAGAAAGCAAGTATCTCTGCACAAAAGTGCCTTCTCAAAATGGAAAGCTCGCGGTGATTCTTGACAGTTGATGAATTGTTTTTCTATCATGGTTTGCTAGATAAGAAGCCAAAGCATGACAGTAAAAGCTTTCTCTTAAAAATCTATGTTTGAAGCCCAAAATGCTTGAAGAGTTAAAGTTTCTTGTATGCAAGTATAACAAACTTTTACCTGCTTATG
It contains:
- a CDS encoding Gfo/Idh/MocA family oxidoreductase — protein: MAVKIGIMSFAHMHSLSYASAINRNPNAILVGVADHDSARGKEMAEKFETNYFSSYEALLEQDIQAVVVTPENSLHKDLTLMAAEAGKHVLCEKPLAPNLADCRAMIEGCRAKDVKLMTAFPCRFSPAMVRVKEAVDGGQIGEILAIKGTNQGKMPGGWFIELEKSGGGAVIDHTVHVMDLMRWIMRSDPVEVYAEISNLMHHESYDDVGILTVTFDNGVFTTLDSSWSRPKSFPFWGNVTLEITGTQGVISMDMFAQVLTHYFDKDMRTYWHFWGSDIDYNLINDFVTSVENDLPVSVTGEDGMKAVEVALGAYESARSGTPVALPLE
- a CDS encoding histidine phosphatase family protein, producing the protein MGRIYLVRHGEVEFNRANAYIGSTDLPLNEIGRQQAHLLADYLANKNISSVYSSNLSRAVETAQVLAKRLGVPINLIPELRELNYGEWEGVPESEVESRFSNLYHMYLENPLKVRIPGGEKVQDLIDRAWPAFLQVAEKCIHSNALIVAHKCINRVLICLILGIDPNNYRLIGQGNAAVNVIEVRQDGRIIIEKVNDTCHVKSNFPPKESLEPTLNS